In Actinoplanes sp. NBC_00393, a single genomic region encodes these proteins:
- a CDS encoding outer membrane protein assembly factor BamB family protein, translating to MSVIELGDVTAGRPPDTEADRIRPRSRRLGAALAGLSLLVCAGSAPAAEPGVRLLWSAEMASESNVMVSGDTALLVRAGERTGITAFRLTDGARLWDRELPGSLAGFRVTPGGGPVLLSVEPPPAGPEPVTRTTIALRTGTGEQIWQRPGEVHALAVDDDSTLLIRYDGQGGILGLARVRLTDGTPYWDRPVSAVQEVAVESDHGRPTRLVTNSPTGQLTVLRYTDAAVLIERRIPGLTTEPAIGRYVTLQAEDGRLVVLHSDGERTYSAAYDLQTLTEIPRVGSGADISFSCGVVLCGHAAADMVALDPETGRELWRYPDVAGISVIGSDRMLIDVQGGGEHVLVESRSGRVLADGLRGSVATDHTRPDSLLLLNPTATPQSRTSVASLDLRTGKRALLGAVAGVPDQQRCRSAPGYLVCEGPGRLVVAAVPR from the coding sequence ATGTCCGTGATCGAGCTCGGCGACGTCACCGCCGGCCGCCCACCGGACACGGAAGCCGATCGGATCCGGCCTCGCAGCCGCCGGCTCGGCGCGGCCCTGGCGGGGCTGTCCCTGCTGGTCTGTGCCGGCTCGGCGCCGGCTGCCGAGCCGGGCGTCCGTCTGCTGTGGAGCGCCGAGATGGCGTCCGAGAGCAACGTCATGGTCAGCGGCGACACGGCGTTGCTGGTGCGCGCCGGCGAGCGGACCGGGATCACCGCGTTCCGGCTCACCGACGGCGCCCGGCTGTGGGACAGGGAGCTGCCCGGGAGCCTGGCCGGGTTCCGGGTCACCCCCGGCGGCGGTCCCGTGCTGCTCTCGGTCGAACCGCCGCCCGCCGGGCCCGAGCCGGTCACGCGGACGACGATCGCGTTGCGGACCGGCACCGGCGAACAGATCTGGCAGCGGCCGGGCGAGGTGCACGCGCTGGCCGTCGACGACGACAGCACGCTCCTGATCAGGTATGACGGTCAGGGCGGCATCCTCGGGCTGGCCCGGGTGCGGCTGACCGACGGTACGCCGTACTGGGACCGGCCGGTCAGCGCGGTGCAGGAGGTCGCCGTGGAGAGCGACCACGGCCGGCCGACCCGTCTGGTGACCAACAGCCCGACCGGTCAGCTGACCGTGCTGCGGTACACCGACGCCGCCGTTCTGATCGAGCGCCGCATCCCCGGGCTCACCACCGAGCCGGCGATCGGCCGCTACGTGACGCTGCAGGCCGAGGACGGGCGGCTGGTGGTGCTGCACTCCGACGGCGAGCGGACCTACAGCGCGGCCTACGACCTGCAGACTCTGACCGAGATCCCGCGGGTCGGCTCCGGCGCCGACATATCGTTCAGCTGTGGTGTGGTCCTCTGCGGGCACGCGGCAGCGGATATGGTCGCCCTCGACCCGGAGACCGGCCGGGAGCTGTGGCGGTACCCGGACGTGGCCGGCATCTCGGTGATCGGCTCGGACCGGATGCTGATCGACGTGCAGGGGGGCGGGGAACACGTGCTGGTGGAGAGCCGGAGCGGGCGGGTCCTGGCGGACGGGTTGCGCGGGTCGGTGGCGACCGACCACACCCGGCCGGACTCGCTGTTGCTGCTGAACCCGACGGCCACACCGCAGAGCCGGACCTCGGTGGCCTCGCTGGACCTGCGTACCGGGAAGCGGGCCCTGCTCGGGGCGGTGGCCGGCGTTCCGGATCAGCAACGCTGCCGGTCGGCCCCCGGCTACCTGGTCTGCGAGGGCCCGGGCCGGCTCGTCGTCGCCGCGGTCCCCCGATGA